The following are from one region of the Salmo trutta chromosome 22, fSalTru1.1, whole genome shotgun sequence genome:
- the LOC115158281 gene encoding amino-terminal enhancer of split-like isoform X2: protein MMFPQSRHSASSQQLKFTTSDSCDRIKDEFQFLQAQYHSLKLECDKLASEKSEMQRHYIMYYEMSYGLNIEMHKQAEIVKRLNGICAQVLPYLSQEHQQQVLGAIERAKQVTPPEMNSIIRQLQAHQLSQLQGLALPMTPMPLGLSQSTLPAVTSSSGLFSLSSILASQAQLAKEEKASREGADNHREEDGDKSD from the exons GCTTCATCGCAGCAGCTGAAATTCACGACCTCTGACTCGTGTGACCGAATTAAGGATGAGTTCCAGTTCCTCCAAGCACAATACCACAG TTTGAAACTGGAGTGTGACAAGCTGGCAAGTGAGAAGTCTGAGATGCAGCGTCATTATATCatg TACTATGAGATGTCCTATGGACTGAACATCGAAATGCACAAGCAG GCTGAGATTGTGAAGAGATTAAACGGGATCTGTGCCCAAGTCCTCCCTTATCTGTCCCAGGAG CACCAGCAGCAGGTCCTGGGGGCCATCGAGAGGGCCAAGCAGGTCACCCCTCCAGAGATGAACTCCATCATCCGG CAGCTCCAGGCTCACCAGCTGTCCCAGCTCCAGGGTCTGGCCCTGCCCATGACCCCCATGCCCCTGGGCCTGAGCCAGTCCACCCTGCCGGCCGTCACCTCCTCCTCaggcctcttctccctctcctccatccttgcCTCGCAGGCCCAGCTGGCCAAGGAAGAGAAAGCGTCCCGTGAGGGAGCCGACAACCACCGTGAGGAGGACGGGGACAAGTCCGACTAg
- the LOC115158281 gene encoding amino-terminal enhancer of split-like isoform X1, translating into MMFPQSRHSASSQQLKFTTSDSCDRIKDEFQFLQAQYHSLKLECDKLASEKSEMQRHYIMYYEMSYGLNIEMHKQAEIVKRLNGICAQVLPYLSQEHQQQVLGAIERAKQVTPPEMNSIIRQQLQAHQLSQLQGLALPMTPMPLGLSQSTLPAVTSSSGLFSLSSILASQAQLAKEEKASREGADNHREEDGDKSD; encoded by the exons GCTTCATCGCAGCAGCTGAAATTCACGACCTCTGACTCGTGTGACCGAATTAAGGATGAGTTCCAGTTCCTCCAAGCACAATACCACAG TTTGAAACTGGAGTGTGACAAGCTGGCAAGTGAGAAGTCTGAGATGCAGCGTCATTATATCatg TACTATGAGATGTCCTATGGACTGAACATCGAAATGCACAAGCAG GCTGAGATTGTGAAGAGATTAAACGGGATCTGTGCCCAAGTCCTCCCTTATCTGTCCCAGGAG CACCAGCAGCAGGTCCTGGGGGCCATCGAGAGGGCCAAGCAGGTCACCCCTCCAGAGATGAACTCCATCATCCGG CAGCAGCTCCAGGCTCACCAGCTGTCCCAGCTCCAGGGTCTGGCCCTGCCCATGACCCCCATGCCCCTGGGCCTGAGCCAGTCCACCCTGCCGGCCGTCACCTCCTCCTCaggcctcttctccctctcctccatccttgcCTCGCAGGCCCAGCTGGCCAAGGAAGAGAAAGCGTCCCGTGAGGGAGCCGACAACCACCGTGAGGAGGACGGGGACAAGTCCGACTAg